The nucleotide sequence tttttaatatatcCATCCTTAAGTTCTAAGCAGTTCTGAAGGCAGAGatttccatccccacccccaaccccccacttcAAAATAGCAGTGTTGGTTGGCATCCTCTAGGGCTTCAAATCTTGCTCCTTTTAAATAAACTTGAAGTCGGAGGAGGCAGGACAGGGTGATAGGGTAGATGGGGTAGGGTTCCCAATGAAATCCTTCTAGAACAGCCCTTGTTGTGTTTCAGTGTcatcgagtcggttccaaccTTATGCACAGCGGAATGAAACGGTCACCCATCCTCACGCTTGTTCGCACCCCTGAGGCCGTCGTGCAGTCtcgctccttgagggccttcctcctttccgctagctgtccactttaccaagcattgtgtccttctccaggcactgatctctcctcacaacatgccAAGTACATACAATGGACTCTCACCATCCTAgcatctaaggagcacttgggccatatttcttccaagacagatcagtttgttcttttcgCAGTCCAGGGAACTTTCGATGCTGCTACCCTCAGGGAATGGGTAGAATTGTCGGGATGGTGGGGCAGGGGAGGTGAGGTGGGAATTCCGTTCAgagcaactttcctggcctttttcgcACCCATGCAGCTTTCAGCTTTCTTAGAAGTTTTTCCTGATTGGCCCGTgtttgtcctgtgtcctttgagaaaacccGGTCATGATCACACATTTGGAATCCCAACAGACCATCTTCCTAGTCCCTGAAGAGATCCCCCTGTCTGGAATTCATCTTTGCGCTCTTATCAGATGTCCTTCAACCCTTGGAGGATGCATGACTTGCACATTGTTGCCATGCTCCCATGATTTTGGAAGGTGCCAACTTAAGTTTCGTTAAAAATGAAACTCAGAATAGTTTTTTCCATCGTGCAAACAAAAGTTGTTTTGAGGACACCCTAACGAGAAAATAACAGAAAGTTACTTACTGGTGTTTTATTGGCAATACAAAGGCttcactgtgtggaccataagtaACTATAGATCgtcttgagaagaacaggagTTCCAGACCACTGGATTGTGctcatatccatgaatgtggatcaagaggcattcgGTCCAACAGAACACGGGAATGCTGCCtggttaaaaatcaagaaaggtgtgtgttagggttgtattCTCTGACCATACTTATGCAATGTGTATGCTGAACAACTAATCACAGGAGCTGGAATATATGGAGAAGCATGTGACAtacggattggaagaaggcttgttaACGATCTGCAATATGtaggtgacacaactttgcttgctgaaagaaaggAGGGCtttattcacttgctgatgaagatcaatgtggattaccactcaatgcAAACAACAAAAGTCCTGACTACATGGCCAGTAAGTAAGAGTCCATGAGTCAGCTGTAAGCTGAACGTGCCTCCTGATTCCCGTCATTGTAGGGGCTGAGGAAAAGGAATGTACATTTTGTAAGACAGAACAGCTTATGAGATTGATCTGGACCGAGACTGGACCAAGGCAGTCAAGGTACACACACAGGCCATGACTCATAACTTTGAGACTCCCAATAAGATGATGTCACTCAAGAACACTCCCAGGCAAGCCCTGAAGGGAGAGTGCCCCTTCCCAGGCTGGCTGGATAGGGAGTGGAAGAAATCACTGACTAATGCACTCTGCTTTAGGGCAAGCCCATTTACATCCACGTCAATTGTCAGCAGAGATTTAATCTGTGCTGGGagtctgaaaatggattttggctttcatggccattcatagccttctgaaaactgggtatTCAAAATAGaagttatttttccccctccagtcCCAACCCCCCTTGAAGTTCTAATATGTAAGTTTTCTTATTACTTCCCTACTGGGAAGGGCAGTGAAGGACCCACTTTTAAGCACTCTCCAAGAGATTGGATAGAGATGACTTACTTGTGTTGGATTCTATTCCATAAAAGCAGATCCCTCCTTAACTGAGCTCAATGGAAACAACCCAgttgctatcaaatcaattccgACACCGTGGAAAGAAACTTTGCAGGAATAGTTCTCTTCTCTGCCCTTTCTCGCTTCCTACAGCAATGACTTGAGTCTGGAGGGATTGGTGTCCTGATCTGTGGGCCCTTTGTCCTACTTGATTAGCCAAGTGAAATTAAGTAAACACTTCGTGCATAAGAAACATATTATTTCTGCTCAGATAAGGCGATGCATGAAGGTATCCTGACCATAATGGATAACATTTAAAAACacaggaattacagaacactaaaGTGTGCCCATGGGAAACCTGTAACAAGAGGCAATCTGTTAATaatcttaaacaaacaaacaaaaatgaggcAATCTAACAGAACAAGGTATAAATTGTGGTTTCAAATATGGAAAGAGTGTGTCAGAGTTATATTCTTTCACACTTATTCAGTCTTAATGCTAAGCAATAATCTGAAAAGTTGGAATATTCAAAAAAGACAGTATCTGGATTGGAGGGAGTCTCATGATCAATTGTGATTCTATTGATTACagcttaaattctaaacacccCAGTTTGCAACAGGGTAGAGATTGAAAGATCCATTTGTAGGGTCCATACATTAAGCCTCTGTTAAATTTCTTCTGATCATTAGCCAAGGATGTAGATAATCTGGGGAGTCATGGTGcgatagtggttatgcgttgggctgctacctggaaggtcagcggtttgaaaccatcagctgatcCATAGAGGAAAGAGGAGATTGTCTGTTCCCATGTAGAGGTACAGTCGCACTGGGTTtacaatgagccatctcagaagcaggatgggGGTGTCACTGCCAGTAAAAGAGAAAGAGCTcatcctttggaccctgagatcgGCAAGCACTGAAACTCCTTGATCCATGAGTCAGCTATGACCCcagaagaggaggagaggagaaacAGGAGGAGAAGCCAGAGCACAAGACCGAGTTTTGGGCTTCCGAGCCCCCAGAACAAAAGCTGGGTGCTGTGGGATAGGAAGCTGGTTTGTGGAGTGGGGAGCCTGTGGGCACTTCATTAGCAAGCTGGGTTTTGCTGAGCCATGGAGctcgagctgaatgccttcagttgAGACTTTCAGGTATACCCTGTAAATTTGCCTAAGCAGGACAGAGGCAAGGCCAAGTGGTGGAAGGCCAGAGAGAAGCCTGCCTGTGGACAgagcagagaagaaactgtcctgactaaataactgtatcctgagcatttcttacctgaattgtaacctgttcacTTCCTTAATCATCCCCACAACTGTgagccaaaaaagaaaagaaaaaaagagttacagtttcagaaacctacaagggggATGAGTGAGTAGATAATCTTGCCCTCTGGCAGAGTGCTTTGGGAAATAAATTACCTCCACCCCTCTCTAGTCAGATCAGTGAGGGACCATGtctctgaggggtttgtctgggtGTATATTTGATAGAGGTCACTGTATTGGGAACAGCCCCCACCAGAAAGCAAATAATGGAAAACACAAACTGAATGCCATCCAATGTATTTCAATTCAGagcaaccccatagaacagggtggGGCTCGTTGTGTGAGTGCCTGCGACCGTGACTTCAgtttactggaggagaaagcctcatctttctttctcccaggcaacagttgatggttttgaactgctgaccttgaaattaagAGTCTAACATGTAGCCCACTGCACCAACTGGGCTCTTGAGGACAGTATAGGGGTCCCATAGTCATAAGTCAGGCCCTATCAATCTTGGCCTGACTGCCTTAGTCAGAAAGTCCTAGACCCATCCTGTAATCTCTTTAATCTTACCTAGTGTACCTGTCCCACTCATAGCCCTGCTCCTGCAGTCCCACCTATAATTGTgattattgatctgccaccaattatTAATTTTGGACGGTTCCTTTTCCTATGTTTATTTAAATAGTGGCCCTACTGTGAATCGGCAGATGCAATTTTGATCTTtagctaatggcctccctcatccagattatgtgtatgtgtatttttGTTGCCTTTGTCCCGATTAAGATTGAATAAATGCCATTCTTAAATTGTATTTGAGAttagggtctcttttgtaccctaaaagaaTACAAAGATGATATAACCCGGCTTTCTAAAAATGACGAGGATTCGACACATGTCCTATatttcccaactggaccaataaacagaaaaaagatcAGAATTGTcacatatttacttttacttggctccactgtcaatgttcacagaagtagcaataaaaaataaaataaaataatgcgtTGCATTGGGCcaacctgctgcaaaagacctattTAAAGTCTCAGAGAGCAAAGGAGGGCCCTCAGGGATGGCCGGGTGCCTGACCTAACCGATGGCGTCAtcaattgcctcatgtacttGCAAACACTGGACAAGAAAAAGGAAGCAGAGAAGGAAGGCGTTTCAATCACGGTGTGGGCAAAAACATGGAATGTCCCATGGACTTTACGTACTAACACATCGGTCTTAGAAGTCCATCTGAAATGCTCTTGGAAAGGGAGCCTGGTGAGACTGCTCACTTCACAGACGTTGTCAGGAAGAACTGGTCCCTGGGATGACACATTTCGTTTGATGAAAGGAGATGCTGTGTAAGAGGAAGCCCCGACGAGGTGGATTGGCGCAGACGCCACCCCTGGGTTCCCACACTGGAAGAGAGGTGCAGGGCAGGGTAAGGCTTCCTTCTGTCGGGAACGGGATCTCTAGGGGTTGTAACTCGCGGAACCTGACGTGTGCGCTCCCGTTCCTTAACTCTGCACACGCTTTCCTCCAGGGCAGCCGGTGCTGCGCTTTTTGCCCCCGAAACAATGATCGATGGCAGACGTTCCAAAGGAGCCAAAACGCCCATCACCAGGAAATGAGTCCATAGTTAAATACAATCACCCTACCACCGCCTCATTCCCATTTCCTCCCATTGCTTCAAAATACGaggtaaataaaaacaaagacaaacaaatattcaaaaagtggggaaagagaaaaacaaaaacctccaTTCATGACCTAGGGAGGAGGGGAATTGTTACTGCAGTCACTGGGAACAGGAGGGAGATTTTTCCAGCTGCAAGATAATGCATAGACTAGGGAGACACCCTTCAAGCCATGACAGAGTAGTAAGCAGAAACGTTTGATGCTCTTCCAGAGcccttgatttaaaaaaacaacccaaaaaaccCCATCCTCCTAACATTGGCTATATCCCCTGGAGCAGCCCCTGCTTGGGACGTGCAGCGGGCGGCAAGGCGAACAGTTTGAGCCATTCAcactgcctggggcaccccccagAGTGAGTGAGCAGCACCCCGCCCTGCTCTCCACACCTTTAGCTATTCCCCAAAGCAGGCTCTTCAACTACGTGCAGGGTTCTCTTCCCTTCAACAGTACAGCATTTAAAAGTGCCCCCAACCCACACCCAGGCCCCCGTtaagcctttctttctttttcttttttcccttattCTTTCTTCTGAATATACCCTTTTCTTAGTAAGGAGAATACCATGATGGGACTCTACCCCAGCCTCGATGGACAAGGCCCCTGTGGGCTAAGCCCCTGTGAACTGAGCCCATGTAAACAGTGCCCCTGTGGCCTGAGCCCCTGTGGCCTAAGCCCATGTAAACAGTGCCCCTGTGGGCTGAGCCCCTGTGGCCTGAGCCCCTGTGGACTGAACCCATGTAAACAGAGCCCCTGTGGGCTGAGCCCCTGAGGACTGAGCCCCTGTGGACTGAACCCATGTAAATAGAGCCCCTGTGGGCCGAGCCCCTGTGGACTGAGCCCCTATAGACGTGGCCCTGGCACCTGCTGTGGAAACCTCTGTAGGACTGAGAGCGGGCACTGTAGTGGGTGGTGCAGCCACGGTAGTGAGCTCTTGGGAAGCCCCGGTGTGTGGTGCTCATGCCTGGTCTGTTGGTTCGTTTTGGGTTCACCTTGATGAGCCTTCCCCTAAAAAGGGAATCATCTAAAGACAAGGAAGCCCTGGCTGACTCCTGGTCTGAGAACTCTATATATGCAAACCCTTTGGGGCGGCCACTGAATTTGTCATGGAGGATGGTGACCCGGTTGATTGACCCACAGTAGTAAAAGTGTGCTTTCAGCTCTTCGGCTGTCGCTCTATAGTCCACATTGCCAACGTAGATAGAATGGGAATCCGCCTTCATCTTCTCCTCGAACGACATGAACCTTGGGCTTTCGTTGTCTGGAAGTGAAGACATATTCATCTGCTCATTCAGTTCTCTCTGTAGCTCTTTTAGCTTGTCAACTTCGTCCTCCAGTTCTTTGGCTTGAGCTTTGATGGCTTCTATTTCCGGATCCTCATCATCACGATCCATCGGCTCATCCTCTGTTGGTTCTAGAGCATCGGCATGGGGACTTGACTGGGACCAGGACTGGTGATGGTTCCCTTCTGGTTCAGGCCATGACTCAGATTCAATATCCAGTATCACTTCCTCTGGCTCCACTTCCTCAGACTCCAGGCAGTTCTGGTGGTCTTCTGTGCCCCCTAAGGGTTTGCCTTTACCATTGGCCCCAGGCAAACGATGGCTCTGCTGCCAATGGGCTCCAGCTCTGCCAGTGGTCCCCTCTGAAGCTGTTGCTGCCATCTCAACTCAGATTAGGCAGACTTCCTTTCTTGATGGAGGTGAGATCTTCTTGGTTCGAGGATTGCTCTCAGAGCCTAGAAGGATGGGGAAAGGAGCAATCCACTTGTTAGGGTTACATATTACATGGTCTCAACCCCACAAGGTTCTGTTGACCTTCTATATATGGCTCCAGTTGATCGCTTTGTAGGTGCATGACCTCAGAACCACATGAAGTAATTCACTGCAATTATCTACTCATAGATATGCACACGCAAACTCCCCAAAGAAGCAGCTATATGCTTGTAAATGTACGTCTGAATGTTTTATCTGGCTGAAGATCtatcttcaaatccaaaacaataGGGAATATAAATTTGGGTTTGCTATACTTCAATTCTTATTATAATTTCTAATAGACATGCATTGACCTCAGCACAACACCAGGAAACACTGACCAGCTATATATAATATAACATCATATATATAATGTACAACATACAATATGTAACCAGGAACTTTTTATACCCAGAGAAAAAGATTTATCACAAGGAAATGACTCACAAGTTTGTAGAGGCTGGCAGATTGCAAGGCTGTGGGTCCGGTGACAGACTGGAGGCTTCTGTTGAACCAAGTAGCTTCAGAAACAGAGAAATCCAAGTTCAGCAGATCAGACAAGAAGCCTGCTGGCTCCCAGGTTTCAGAAACAAGCTAAGCACGCaattcagccagctcctgactcaactCCCAGGAACCTGAGATCGGGTGATAAGAGCTGGATGCAGGCTCCTGAGTGAACAAACTAGAGAGTAGTTCTCAGAATTAAAGGCCCTTTATATTCAGTGCAAGCCACTCCCCCACGGAAACTCCCATTCAACTGATAGGCTGCTCATGGCAGAAGCCATTAAGGATGTGATGGCATGATTCTAGATCTCATAGCAGGGCTATGGCTACAACCTTAGTGCCAAACCAGAGAATCATAACACAGTCCAGTGGATATACAACCTTAACCATGACAGGGCCCAAACTTTTTGTGGGTAACGACTGGAACTGAAGTTTTCTCTCTGTAAGATTCCGGGGTAATTCTAGTCTGAAGATTCCAGTAACGGCCTCTCATCCAAGAAGGTTTGGAGGCTGATGATTGCCTGTTGCTACCCAGGAAAGCGGGTGATATAAACCATCGCAGAGGCAACATTTAGGATATTTAGCATCCGATTAAATCGTTTAATCACGAGGTTGTAAATGTTATTACATTTGGGTTGCTTCTTTGAGAAATATATTTAAGAGTATAAAAATATAGTTACCACTCCAAGAGTCGATGCTTTCATAATTTAGtcttttttttcctgaagaaAATACAAATTCGTTCTCAATTTATCCTATGTCATGGTTTCGAACTATTTAAACCTTTTGAAACCCCCTACTATAATTTTAACACTTTCTGATAAATCGGGGTTTTTATGCACCTCCATTACACTTCTTAATATAATAAAAAATTTTGTCCCTATTATTGATGCTATTTTACCTGTATCTAAACTTTAGATACTTTTGTGGATTAATAAATTAGATAACATTTTGGTGAGAATTAAatgctaaataaatatttttactgaTTTCTTGGTTCTATAATTGGGTTTTGTGTGTTTTACAATGGGCTGTCCAGAAACCAAGTTCAAGATTCAGGGATAGCAGACTGAGGACATTGAACATTTGGCTTTTGACAGGTTACTCTAGATTTCTCCAAAGACAAAAGTTGTTGTTAGGATCCCTtaagtctactctgactcatgTTGTTGTTTCTGTTGCCGCTCGGTGCcgctgagtcagctctgacccatagcaaccccgtgcacaacagaacgaaacactgcagggtcttgtgccatcctcacaactgttcctgtgccgGAGCCTATTGATGCAGctcctgtgcccatccatctcctccagggccttcccccttttcccagctcctccactttaccaaacatgaatcATGGGGATACCATATCtcgcagaaggaaatactgcctggtccagcACGCTACGCACAATCGTAGGTttatttcagcccattgttgcagccactcaacACCTCCTTCAGTGTCTtctctctcccccaacccccttcctGTGGAAGTTAGGTGACATTATGCCAACTTGAAGTTGTATGAAGGTAGGACCCAATCTGTCtaccaagtcacagcttgatcttgcccctttgggggtctgtcCCTCTTCTAAGGGAGGAACTGGGAACTTCCTTCTATCTGTCCCTGTCTGCctgctggaactctgcctgccCTCGCAGACCCCTGTGGACCACTGAGCCTCAGACCTGTCAGCATCCTCCCAAGCTTCCACTGGACTTGGACCCATGGGACACTGTATCCACAGTCCGTGATCTTCCTGCTGCACCTGAGTGCGAAAGGAGCCGGCTCACATCAGACTTGTGGATTGAGCTGAAGTGGGCTGAGATGCCTTCTGTTGATATCATGTTACTTGTTGATATAAAGCCGTTTCTTATGCTAATATGAGTGTCGTCGCTGGATTTGCATCTCTagcaactcagcctaacacacctACAGACCAAGTCAGATGTGCTCCACCAGGGAGTAATCCCTCCGGATATGCTATACCCTAAGAAGGTAAGACAGATCTTGCATCTCGCTTCTAAGGTGCATTccagctggacttcttccaagatggatgtaTTTGCACTTTTGGAAGTTTAGGGCGTTTTTCCTGTTCTTCCCTAACCACAGCATGCAAACACACCAGTTCTCTGGTCTTCCGTATTCATCGTCTAGCTATTGCCTGCaagtgaggtgactgaaaatacaacTCCTCCAGTGAGAGGCAGCGTCACCCCTTCCCTCTTTGGTGCTG is from Tenrec ecaudatus isolate mTenEca1 chromosome 2, mTenEca1.hap1, whole genome shotgun sequence and encodes:
- the LOC142438795 gene encoding polyadenylate-binding protein 2-like; the encoded protein is MAATASEGTTGRAGAHWQQSHRLPGANGKGKPLGGTEDHQNCLESEEVEPEESSPHADALEPTEDEPMDRDDEDPEIEAIKAQAKELEDEVDKLKELQRELNEQMNMSSLPDNESPRFMSFEEKMKADSHSIYVGNVDYRATAEELKAHFYYCGSINRVTILHDKFSGRPKGFAYIEFSDQESARASLSLDDSLFRGRLIKVNPKRTNRPGMSTTHRGFPRAHYRGCTTHYSARSQSYRGFHSRCQGHVYRGWGRVPSWYSPY